The window ATTGTTCGTATGCGGTTTAGATAGGCAACAGCTCATCAAGAATTCAAGAATAAATGACTGAAACCCTTATGAATCCGACTCATATATCTATTGGCCAGTGCCTTAATGAAGCCAAAACTTCTGACATGAAATCAACAACCGAGGATTGGAAAAAATATGAGCGATTAATGACTTGAGTAGCTTTTTTATTTGGAGTGCAACTGAGATCAGCCAAAACTAGAAGCAGAACTGCTTTATCTCAGGTTTCTTAAGAGGATGTTTTAAAAGGGTCGGCTTGAGCCTCAAATACGACTCAGTGGTGCAATCTAAAATCCATAAACCCTGATTCTGTCGTAGCGGTCTCTAGTTGGTCTGAGTGGTTGGATACACCCAGGAAGACGTTTTTAAACATCGTCTAAGAGGATAAGCATTTTTGGAAGATACAAACTTCTTAAAATAGCGACAAATTACAGTAGAGGAATCTGATATTTTCATCTGAAATGCCACTTGAGAATGGTCTTGCGTTTACGAAGTATTTTAAGTATGGCCAAATTGCGTATAAAACATCATTTAAAACTCATATGAAGTTGGATTTTAAGTTGTTTCAGATATCCCAAATTAAAAAGGGGAACTCAAGATTGGGACAGATAAATTGATTTCAATAAAATGTGTATTTATAACTTCCATTTTATTGTATAGCGGTTCCCGCTCCAATAAAGTACATTAGAAGCCTTGCTGTATAAGCGTTATAGCTACTATGATATACTTCACTCCAGCGAAAACCGCTATAGTAATTTACTGAGGCTTGTTTTTGCCAATTAAAAAATTTTCGACTTGCTTATTATGCCAAGGAACAATGTAGATATTGAAATAATTTTGAGAGAATATTCTCTTGGAAAAAGAAACTTTCATGAAGTGATTATCGACAACAATAGTCTTGCTAAAATGAGGCTATTGAAGGTAAACTTTATCAATATTGATCTTAGTAATGTCAATCTATCTGGAACGGACTTGCAAGGCATATATCTAATTAACTCAAATCTAAGCGAATCAAGCTTTTGCGCGTCTAATCTTAGCTTTTCACTATTAAGTTGGTCGGATTTAAGTCATGCAATTTTATATAAATCTCAGCTAAATGAAACCAATTTAATTGAAGCCAATCTCAGTAATGCTAATCTATCTCAAGCTAAGCTAGTAAAAGCTAATTTAGCCGCAGCTAATTTGCAAGGAGCTAACCTACAACAAGCGGATTTACAGGGAGCATATTTA of the Neosynechococcus sphagnicola sy1 genome contains:
- a CDS encoding pentapeptide repeat-containing protein — translated: MPRNNVDIEIILREYSLGKRNFHEVIIDNNSLAKMRLLKVNFINIDLSNVNLSGTDLQGIYLINSNLSESSFCASNLSFSLLSWSDLSHAILYKSQLNETNLIEANLSNANLSQAKLVKANLAAANLQGANLQQADLQGAYLSHADLSRANLWGADLRCLDLESANLQGALYSLTTQFPEGFIPDQHGAYLVAPNASLQGINLCGLDLHEIDLQQVNIQQAIYDEKTRFPEGFDPAQQGAYLISTFTILPNADLQGMDLQKVNLQGADLRGANLRQSNL